A window from Schistosoma haematobium chromosome 1, whole genome shotgun sequence encodes these proteins:
- the DNAJB11_1 gene encoding DnaJ sub B member 11, variant 2 (EggNog:ENOG410V57F~COG:O~BUSCO:EOG091G0GWF~SECRETED:SignalP(1-21)) has protein sequence MNLGLHALTLSLFFSSIVVYCGRDFYAILNVPRDANKSEIKRAYRSLASKIHPDKNREDPEADQKLQDVNEAYEVLSKDDKRKLYDQYGEEGLKSHGEHDFNPFGFARSPEEAPRGGDIVMDLWVTLEELYVGNSVEVTRRKLVKMPARGTRKCNCRMELHTTVLGPGRFQMHQEQVCSDCPNIQFVPKERNLYVEIEPGMRDGYFYPFVGEGEPHSDGESGDLKFRIKQKKHNIFHRRGDDLYTNITLTLVQSLNGYHVSFPHLDGHQVVISSDHVTSPGTIIYKPNEGMPNFENNKRRGSLYITIDVQFPENFKIPEDKRKIIAELFHSSSTSTTNTLSSSQPDQPTPAQIYNGIDGGSKKINVKN, from the exons ATGAACCTGGGGTTACACGCCTTGACGTTGTCGTTGTTTTTTAGTTCTATTGTAGTTTACTGTGG TAGGGATTTTTATGCCATCCTAAATGTACCTCGTGATGCAAAtaaaagtgaaatcaaaagagcATACAGATCACTGGCTAGCAAGATTCATCCCGATAAAAATCGTGAAGATCCAGAAGCTGACCAAAAACTCCAAGATGTAAATGAAGCTTACGAA GTTCTCAGCAAAGATGACAAGCGTAAACTTTACGATCAGTACGGTGAAGAGGGTCTAAAAAGTCATGGAGAACATGATTTTAATCCATTTGGTTTTGCCCGATCTCCGGAAGAAGCACCACGTGGAGGTGATATTGTTATGGACCTGTGGGTTACTCTGGAAGAACTCTATGTGGGGAACTCTGTAGAAGTGACTAGGCGTAAACTGGTCAAAATGCCTGCACGTGGAACTCGGAAGTGCAACTGTCGTATGGAGTTACATACAACAGTCCTAGGCCCTGGTCGTTTCCAGATGCACCAAGAACAAGTCTGTAGCGACTGCCCAAACATCCA GTTTGTACCTAAGGAAAGAAACCTCTATGTGGAAATTGAGCCAGGAATGAGAGATGGGTATTTTTATCCATTTGTTGGCGAAGGGGAACCTCATTCTGATGGTGAATCAGGTGATCTGAAATTTCgtattaaacaaaaaaa ACACAATATATTTCATCGACGAGGTGATGACCTATACACTAACATCACTCTAACTCTGGTCCAGTCGTTGAATGGATATCATGTTTCATTTCCACATTTGGATGGCCATCAA GTTGTTATCTCAAGTGATCATGTAACCTCTCCAgggacaattatttataaaccaaATGAAGGAATGCCTAATTTCGAAAATAATAAGCGTCGTGGTTCTCTTTACATTACAATCGATGTTCAGTTTCCTGAAAACTTTAAAATCCCCGAAGATAAACGTAAAATAATTGCAGAACTTTTTCATTCATCCAGTACTAGCACCACCAATACTCTTTCATCATCTCAGCCTGATCAACCAACACCAGCCCAAATTTACAATGGTATAGATGGAGGTAGCAAAAAGATAAATGTAAAAAATTAA
- the DNAJB11_1 gene encoding DnaJ sub B member 11 (EggNog:ENOG410V57F~COG:O~BUSCO:EOG091G0GWF~SECRETED:SignalP(1-21)) has translation MNLGLHALTLSLFFSSIVVYCGDFYAILNVPRDANKSEIKRAYRSLASKIHPDKNREDPEADQKLQDVNEAYEVLSKDDKRKLYDQYGEEGLKSHGEHDFNPFGFARSPEEAPRGGDIVMDLWVTLEELYVGNSVEVTRRKLVKMPARGTRKCNCRMELHTTVLGPGRFQMHQEQVCSDCPNIQFVPKERNLYVEIEPGMRDGYFYPFVGEGEPHSDGESGDLKFRIKQKKHNIFHRRGDDLYTNITLTLVQSLNGYHVSFPHLDGHQVVISSDHVTSPGTIIYKPNEGMPNFENNKRRGSLYITIDVQFPENFKIPEDKRKIIAELFHSSSTSTTNTLSSSQPDQPTPAQIYNGIDGGSKKINVKN, from the exons ATGAACCTGGGGTTACACGCCTTGACGTTGTCGTTGTTTTTTAGTTCTATTGTAGTTTACTGTGG GGATTTTTATGCCATCCTAAATGTACCTCGTGATGCAAAtaaaagtgaaatcaaaagagcATACAGATCACTGGCTAGCAAGATTCATCCCGATAAAAATCGTGAAGATCCAGAAGCTGACCAAAAACTCCAAGATGTAAATGAAGCTTACGAA GTTCTCAGCAAAGATGACAAGCGTAAACTTTACGATCAGTACGGTGAAGAGGGTCTAAAAAGTCATGGAGAACATGATTTTAATCCATTTGGTTTTGCCCGATCTCCGGAAGAAGCACCACGTGGAGGTGATATTGTTATGGACCTGTGGGTTACTCTGGAAGAACTCTATGTGGGGAACTCTGTAGAAGTGACTAGGCGTAAACTGGTCAAAATGCCTGCACGTGGAACTCGGAAGTGCAACTGTCGTATGGAGTTACATACAACAGTCCTAGGCCCTGGTCGTTTCCAGATGCACCAAGAACAAGTCTGTAGCGACTGCCCAAACATCCA GTTTGTACCTAAGGAAAGAAACCTCTATGTGGAAATTGAGCCAGGAATGAGAGATGGGTATTTTTATCCATTTGTTGGCGAAGGGGAACCTCATTCTGATGGTGAATCAGGTGATCTGAAATTTCgtattaaacaaaaaaa ACACAATATATTTCATCGACGAGGTGATGACCTATACACTAACATCACTCTAACTCTGGTCCAGTCGTTGAATGGATATCATGTTTCATTTCCACATTTGGATGGCCATCAA GTTGTTATCTCAAGTGATCATGTAACCTCTCCAgggacaattatttataaaccaaATGAAGGAATGCCTAATTTCGAAAATAATAAGCGTCGTGGTTCTCTTTACATTACAATCGATGTTCAGTTTCCTGAAAACTTTAAAATCCCCGAAGATAAACGTAAAATAATTGCAGAACTTTTTCATTCATCCAGTACTAGCACCACCAATACTCTTTCATCATCTCAGCCTGATCAACCAACACCAGCCCAAATTTACAATGGTATAGATGGAGGTAGCAAAAAGATAAATGTAAAAAATTAA